In Vespa velutina chromosome 1, iVesVel2.1, whole genome shotgun sequence, the following proteins share a genomic window:
- the LOC124950616 gene encoding uncharacterized oxidoreductase YjmC-like — protein MIICNRASSFIRICCISRMRHRVLQIPRRKEDIVDVVLVTRNMTSNCDTSDMVIPKEEVVRFIEECLCKVGTLKEDAHVVACHLMTSDYRGHFSHGMNRMQMYVNDIKNKIIDPVAKPNIVQDFKAIALVDGQNGLGQIIGKYCMELAIKKAKEYGIGMVSARGSNHFGICAYYTLMAMEQNLIGFNCTNTSPLMAPTRSKKAALGTNPISLGMPAENGDEFLLDIATTAVALGKIELALRKNEPIPPGWALDNQGKITTNSSDAYNATLLMPLGGEERFSGYKGYGLATMVEVLCGILSGSHFGPNIRSWKKNDKIANLGHCFMAIDPDAFCCGSKERLSVLLCQLRELPKSGELSVLVAGDVEKSAMAKVDKEGGITYHPNQIKDSAKFAELMNVSPMKLIPKISN, from the exons atgatcatCTGTAATCGTGCTAGCTCGTTTATCAGAATTTGTTGCATATCAAGAATGCGGCATAGAGTATTACAAATtccaagaagaaaagaagacattGTTGATGTTGTTCTTGTCACAAGAAATATGACGTCCAATTGCGATACGAGTGATATGGTTATACCAAAGGAAGAGGTAGTCAGATTCATCGAGGAATGTCTGTGCAAGGTGGGAACACTCAAGGAAGACGCTCACGTCGTAGCATGTCATTTAATGACGTCTGATTATCGTGGTCACTTCAGTCATGGTATGAACAGAATGCAGATGTACGTGAacgacattaaaaataaaatcatcgatCCTGTTGCCAAACCAAATATCGTACAAGACTTTAAG GCGATAGCTTTGGTCGATGGACAAAATGGTTTGGGACAGATAATCGGCAAGTATTGCATGGAATTAGCAATAAAAAAAGCTAAGGAATATGGAATTGGTATGGTATCAGCACGAGGATCGAATCATTTTGGTATTTGTGCTTATTACACATTGATGGCTATGGAACAAAATCTGATAGGTTTCAATTGTACCAATACGAGTCCTTTAATGGCACCAACACGTAGTAAAAAAGCCGCTTTGGGAACAAATCCTATATCGTTAGGAATGCCTGCGGAAAATGGTGACGAATTTCTTTTGGACATAGCGACCACCGCTGTGGCACTAGGAAAAATCGAATTGGCCTTGAGAAAGAATGAACCGATACCCCCTGGTTGGGCACTTGACAATCAGGGTAAAATTACAACAAACTCTAGTGATGCCTACAATGCGACTCTATTGATGCCTTTGGGCGGTGAAGAACGATTTTCGGGTTATAAAGGTTATGGTCTTGCCACAATGGTCGAAGTTCTTTGTGGTATTCTTTCTGGTAGCCATTTTGGACCTAATATTCgttcttggaaaaaaaatgacaaaattgCTAATCTGGGACATTGTTTTATGGCTATCGATCCTGATGCTTTTTGTTGTGGTTCTAAAGAGAGATTGTCAGTTTTGCTTTGTCAACTTCGAGAACTTCCAAAGTCTGGTGAATTATCTGTTCTCGTAGCTGGTGATGTAGAGAAATCTGCCATGGCGAAAGTCGACAAAGAAGGTGGAATAACATATCATCCGAATCAAATAAAAGACTCTGCTAAATTTGCTGAACTGATGAATGTCTCGCCGATGAAACTTATACCGAAAATATCCAATTAG
- the LOC124950660 gene encoding synaptobrevin-1-like: MDGVGNSTEVEIGGPRNMQQAASSKKLQQTQAEINEVVGIMKVNVERVLERDQKLSELENRADALQQGATQFEQQAGKLKRKYWWKNLKMMIIIGIICVVILIIIIYSAVPNSSESEHSNASDGS; this comes from the exons ATGGATGGAGTCGGGAATTCTACAGAAGTTGAAATTGGTGGGCCACGGAATATGCAGCAGGCAGCATCTAGCAAAAAGCTGCAGCAAACACAAGCTGAGATTAACGAAGTGGTGGGAATAATGAAAGTTAATGTAGAGAGAGTATTGGAGAGAGATCAAAAATTGTCAGAGCTTGAAAATCGAGCTGATGCATTACAACAAGGTGCGACACAGTTTGAACAACAAGCTGGTaaacttaaaagaaaatattggtGGAAAAACCTTAAGATGATGATCATCATTGGTATTATATGTGTTGTGATcttgatcattattatat ACTCAGCTGTACCGAATTCTTCAGAATCTGAACATTCTAATGCATCTGATGGCTCATAA